The following are encoded in a window of Candidatus Woesearchaeota archaeon genomic DNA:
- a CDS encoding GNAT family N-acetyltransferase: MTEVSSEDIVIKIGSIKEASFVNSQIPEFDEPYVLKDFITRLEGKNHLILIAYVGDNLVGFKIGYEVNKKTFYTWMGGVIPKYRRKGIAKLLSKKQEEFVRKKGYETITLKTRNKHKNMICFAILSGFYLVGVEKNNAWEESRIFLEKKL; the protein is encoded by the coding sequence ATGACTGAAGTTTCAAGCGAAGATATTGTAATTAAAATTGGTTCTATTAAAGAAGCAAGTTTTGTTAATTCTCAAATTCCTGAGTTTGATGAGCCTTATGTTCTTAAAGATTTCATTACTAGATTGGAAGGCAAAAATCATTTAATTTTAATCGCTTATGTGGGAGATAACTTGGTTGGTTTTAAGATTGGGTATGAAGTTAATAAAAAAACTTTTTATACTTGGATGGGTGGAGTCATTCCTAAATATAGGAGAAAAGGTATTGCAAAATTACTTTCAAAAAAACAAGAAGAATTTGTTAGAAAAAAAGGTTATGAAACTATCACATTAAAAACTCGTAACAAACATAAAAACATGATTTGCTTTGCAATTCTTTCAGGATTTTATTTGGTTGGTGTTGAAAAAAATAATGCGTGGGAAGAATCAAGAATATTTCTTGAGAAAAAATTATGA
- a CDS encoding diguanylate cyclase, with protein MRNIRRTIQPGGGKPIIRPHDLEDKTRHSILVVASEHDITDHYTQYLYPEGYERIYTASSVLEAQDILERTIPDITIVDLDRRFEGPVTGIELIEQIVMDWDVPTNFLVVSEDVDTITTATDQWAMDYILAPFGPQNLCLRVKKSIVDSIIRKGSTTDLLTGLTNKQVFLDQLHREISGFHRDPSEPVSVVSYDIDRFKRINDTYGHVEGDRVLIEVGAQARRILRAKDIKSRCGGEEFGVLMAGTPFKFANLGYNRFADYFRSNPQRLRQNGGHVDEIITFSAGIATLTEEIYCNQLAKMYDLKTDEGVREVAERMLECADKGLYFVKKNGRTGVYEENAFALLDEILGN; from the coding sequence ATGAGAAACATAAGACGAACAATTCAACCTGGCGGCGGCAAACCCATCATTAGACCGCATGACCTTGAAGATAAAACAAGACACAGCATATTAGTCGTAGCCTCAGAACACGACATAACTGATCATTATACCCAATACTTGTATCCAGAAGGATATGAACGAATATATACTGCCAGCAGCGTTTTAGAAGCTCAAGATATTCTTGAAAGAACAATTCCCGACATAACTATTGTCGACTTAGATCGAAGATTTGAAGGTCCCGTAACAGGCATTGAATTAATAGAACAAATTGTAATGGACTGGGATGTTCCCACAAATTTTTTAGTTGTTAGCGAAGATGTTGACACAATTACAACTGCAACCGATCAGTGGGCAATGGATTATATTTTAGCACCATTTGGACCACAAAACTTATGCTTAAGAGTAAAAAAATCAATTGTAGATTCAATCATTAGAAAAGGCTCAACAACAGATTTACTAACTGGCCTCACCAATAAACAAGTATTTCTTGATCAATTACACAGAGAAATAAGCGGATTTCACAGAGATCCAAGTGAACCAGTATCAGTAGTTAGTTATGATATAGATCGGTTTAAAAGAATAAATGATACATACGGCCACGTAGAAGGAGATCGAGTTTTAATTGAAGTTGGAGCTCAAGCAAGAAGAATTCTGAGAGCAAAAGATATTAAGTCAAGATGTGGTGGCGAAGAATTTGGAGTATTAATGGCAGGAACACCATTCAAATTTGCAAACTTAGGATATAATCGATTTGCAGATTATTTTAGATCTAACCCTCAAAGATTAAGACAAAATGGAGGCCATGTTGACGAAATAATAACTTTTAGTGCAGGAATTGCAACACTTACTGAAGAAATATACTGCAACCAATTAGCAAAAATGTATGATTTAAAAACTGATGAAGGCGTGCGCGAAGTTGCGGAAAGAATGCTTGAGTGCGCAGATAAAGGATTATACTTTGTAAAAAAAAATGGACGAACTGGAGTCTATGAAGAAAACGCATTTGCATTACTTGACGAAATATTAGGCAATTAG